In the genome of Brienomyrus brachyistius isolate T26 chromosome 17, BBRACH_0.4, whole genome shotgun sequence, one region contains:
- the LOC125711833 gene encoding claudin-4-like, producing MRTKLEIVGLAAGILGLVGVIIVTALPNWKVTAYIGANIIVMETLWEGLWMNCQKQSTFRLQCKVYDSVLILPPDMQAARGLMCCSIFLALFAVLMSGCGMQSSNCCQEDPRRKNHIVLVGGCIFLLSGITTLIPICWTANTIIQNFYNPLLVEAQKHELGEALYTGWGTAGLLAVAGIILIWCSCQHSEEDEEKPRPDYTAVKSSEKLSRVHSRSEYV from the coding sequence ATGAGGACCAAGTTGGAGATCGTGGGTTTGGCCGCCGGCATACTCGGACTCGTAGGAGTTATTATCGTCACGGCGCTGCCCAACTGGAAGGTGACGGCCTACATCGGGGCCAACATCATCGTCATGGAGACACTCTGGGAAGGGCTGTGGATGAACTGCCAAAAGCAGTCGACCTTTCGTTTGCAGTGCAAGGTGTACGACTCGGTGCTCATCCTGCCCCCGGACATGCAGGCGGCCCGCGGACTCATGTGCTGCTCTATCTTCCTGGCTCTCTTCGCCGTCCTCATGTCAGGATGTGGCATGCAGAGTTCCAACTGCTGCCAGGAAGATCCCCGGAGAAAGAACCACATCGTCCTGGTTGGCGGCTGCATCTTCCTTCTGTCCGGCATTACCACGTTAATCCCCATCTGCTGGACGGCTAACACCATCATCCAGAACTTCTACAACCCGCTGCTGGTCGAAGCACAGAAGCACGAGCTGGGGGAGGCACTCTACACTGGATGGGGAACCGCCGGCCTGCTAGCGGTGGCTGGAATCATTCTCATCTGGTGCTCTTGCCAGCACTccgaggaggatgaggagaaaCCCAGGCCTGATTACACAGCAGTCAAGTCCAGCGAGAAGTTATCCCGAGTTCACAGTAGGAGCGAATACGTATGA
- the LOC125711831 gene encoding claudin-4-like — protein sequence MEPSVYMDTVYAEKQKMEKAEKKESICLEVVALVVGFIGLIGVSAVTGLPMWKVTAFIGENIIVMETRWEGLWMNCYRQANIRMQCKVYDSLLYLPPDLQAARGLMCTSVALTCFAVIISAVGMKGTKLVEHSPRLKHLILVVGGCLFLAACISTLIPVSWTGHVIIQDFYNPLLINAQRRELGEALYIGWVTSGILFAAGMILVCRHAPRTQDDYQKKMYQAGSVPYAYTYRPDYTYQPAYTYKPAYNYQPAYSYQAVHSPIPPPGSVIYAPAHQYI from the coding sequence ATGGAGCCGTCTGTGTACATGGATACAGTGTATGCTGAGAAGCAGAAGATGGAAAAGGCGGAGAAGAAGGAGAGTATCTGCCTGGAAGTAGTGGCCCTAGTCGTCGGCTTCATCGGTCTGATCGGCGTGTCAGCTGTGACAGGGCTTCCCATGTGGAAGGTGACGGCCTTCATCGGGGAGAACATCATCGTCATGGAGACGCGCTGGGAGGGCCTGTGGATGAActgctaccggcaggccaacaTCCGGATGCAGTGCAAGGTGTACGACTCGCTGCTCTACCTGCCGCCCGATCTGCAGGCGGCCCGCGGACTCATGTGTACCTCAGTGGCTCTTACCTGCTTCGCTGTGATAATTTCAGCAGTGGGCATGAAGGGCACCAAGCTGGTAGAGCACAGCCCCCGACTTAAGCATCTGATCCTTGTAGTGGGCGGCTGCCTCTTCCTGGCTGCTTGCATCTCCACCCTCATCCCCGTCTCTTGGACTGGTCATGTCATCATCCAGGACTTCTACAACCCTCTGCTGATCAACGCTCAGCGCCGCGAGCTCGGGGAGGCACTCTACATCGGCTGGGTCACCTCCGGTATACTCTTCGCCGCCGGCATGATCCTGGTGTGTCGTCATGCTCCTCGCACTCAAGACGACTACCAGAAGAAAATGTACCAGGCCGGCTCGGTACCGTACGCCTACACCTACAGGCCGGACTACACCTACCAGCCTGCGTACACCTACAAACCTGCGTACAACTACCAGCCAGCTTATTCCTACCAGGCTGTCCACTCCCCGATACCCCCTCCTGGTTCAGTCATTTATGCCCCTGCTCATCAGTACATCTGA
- the cldn8.1 gene encoding claudin-8 has translation MANLVLEMVAMGLSLLGLIGASASTGMPMWKVTAFIGENIIVMETRWEGLWMNCYRQANIRMQCKVYDSLLYLPPDLQAARGLMCCSVALAGLGILLAITGMRCTSCIRGNSSAKRVVLIVAGSMMLAACLCVLIPVSWTAHVIIQDFYNPLLINAQRRELGDALYIGWVSSALLFAGGCIFTCCSISRDKEAPEGRTYPHSGALLMYPPQVLQPHPMSYSYLSRQPSLQPSFHPAMQPPIHPAIQLSRHPSSVHSAMAYL, from the coding sequence ATGGCCAACCTGGTGCTGGAGATGGTGGCTATGGGGCTGAGCTTGCTGGGCCTGATCGGGGCGTCAGCGAGCACAGGGATGCCCATGTGGAAGGTGACGGCCTTCATCGGGGAGAACATCATCGTCATGGAGACGCGCTGGGAGGGCCTGTGGATGAActgctaccggcaggccaataTCCGGATGCAGTGCAAGGTGTACGACTCGCTGCTCTACCTGCCGCCCGATCTGCAGGCAGCCCGCGGACTCATGTGCTGCTCCGTGGCGCTGGCAGGCCTCGGCATCTTGCTGGCCATCACCGGCATGCGCTGCACCTCCTGCATCAGGGGCAACTCCAGCGCCAAGCGGGTGGTGCTAATAGTCGCCGGCAGCATGATGCTGGCCGCCTGCCTGTGCGTCCTCATCCCTGTCTCCTGGACGGCCCACGTCATCATCCAGGACTTCTACAACCCACTGCTGATCAACGCTCAGCGCCGTGAGCTGGGGGACGCCTTGTACATTGGCTGGGTCTCCTCTGCCCTGCTCTTCGCCGGAGGCTGTATCTTCACCTGCTGCAGCATCTCCCGGGACAAAGAAGCCCCCGAGGGGCGGACGTACCCCCACAGCGGCGCCCTCCTGATGTACCCGCCGCAGGTCCTGCAGCCGCACCCCATGAGCTACAGCTATCTCTCCCGCCAGCCTTCCCTGCAGCCCTCGTTCCACCCGGCCATGCAGCCTCCCATACATCCTGCCATCCAGCTGTCCAGGCACCCCTCCAGCGTGCACAGTGCCATGGCTTACCTCTGA